One genomic region from Haloprofundus salinisoli encodes:
- a CDS encoding acetolactate synthase large subunit, translating to MKAADLLVRCLEAEGVDCVFGVPGEELEDVLFALRDSSIRFVPVRHEQGAAFMADVHGRLTGEAGVCLATLGPGATNLITGVADAHLDKSPLVAITGQGGRERLHKESHQALDIVHTFEAVVKWNTQLNDTEIINESVRKAFKLAEYEKPGATHLEFPEDVAAEAVDYEPLAVRDKVRRSDPDAASVERAADLLSTADRPIVLAGNGAVRANAADRLRSFVEATDVPVASTYMGKGAVSDRSAHSLMTLDSGPDGEAEAAMERADCVVAVGYDIAEHDPKRWNPNTDTHVVHVDHEPAEVYQHYNPDVEIVADISMALKRLEETVDETWRTWCADIHETVLADALETPEDDDPFSVAGVLPYLRDAMADEDVLISDVGSHKMAIATQFPTFEPNTCIVSNGLASMGIGVPGGVAADLALDSNVVVGTGDGGFLMNGAELETATRLGLGFTVLVFNDDDYGLISEKQREHTGEAFGTGLTNPDFVAFAESFGVDGYRPESWAELEAVLNSVVDGDEMALVEVPLGR from the coding sequence ATGAAGGCCGCTGACCTACTCGTCCGCTGTCTGGAAGCGGAGGGCGTCGACTGTGTCTTCGGCGTTCCGGGTGAGGAACTCGAGGACGTGCTGTTCGCGCTTCGGGACTCCTCGATTCGGTTCGTTCCGGTGCGACACGAACAGGGGGCGGCGTTCATGGCCGACGTCCACGGCCGTCTGACCGGCGAGGCCGGCGTCTGCCTCGCCACGCTCGGGCCCGGCGCAACGAACCTCATCACCGGCGTCGCCGACGCCCACCTCGACAAGTCGCCGCTGGTCGCCATCACCGGGCAAGGCGGAAGAGAACGACTCCACAAGGAGAGCCACCAGGCGCTCGACATCGTCCACACGTTCGAGGCCGTCGTCAAGTGGAACACGCAGCTGAACGACACCGAGATCATCAACGAGTCCGTTCGGAAGGCGTTCAAACTCGCCGAGTACGAGAAACCCGGCGCGACCCATCTCGAATTTCCGGAGGACGTCGCCGCCGAGGCCGTCGACTACGAACCGCTTGCGGTCCGCGACAAAGTCCGGCGATCCGACCCGGACGCGGCGTCGGTCGAACGCGCCGCGGACCTGCTGTCGACCGCCGATCGACCCATCGTGCTCGCCGGCAACGGCGCGGTCCGGGCCAACGCCGCCGACCGCCTCCGGTCGTTCGTCGAGGCGACCGACGTCCCCGTCGCCTCGACGTACATGGGGAAGGGCGCGGTGTCGGACCGCAGCGCCCACTCGCTGATGACGTTGGATTCGGGCCCGGACGGCGAGGCGGAGGCGGCGATGGAGCGCGCCGACTGCGTCGTCGCCGTCGGCTACGACATCGCCGAACACGACCCGAAGCGCTGGAACCCGAACACCGACACTCACGTGGTCCACGTCGACCACGAACCCGCCGAGGTGTACCAGCACTACAATCCGGACGTCGAAATCGTCGCGGACATCTCGATGGCGCTCAAGCGCCTCGAAGAGACGGTCGACGAGACGTGGAGAACGTGGTGTGCCGACATACACGAGACGGTGCTGGCCGACGCGCTGGAGACGCCCGAGGACGACGACCCGTTCTCGGTCGCCGGCGTGCTCCCGTACCTCCGAGACGCGATGGCAGACGAGGACGTGCTGATCTCCGACGTGGGGAGTCACAAGATGGCCATCGCGACCCAGTTTCCCACGTTCGAGCCGAACACCTGCATCGTCTCGAACGGCCTCGCGAGCATGGGTATCGGCGTCCCCGGCGGCGTCGCCGCCGATCTGGCGCTCGACTCGAACGTCGTCGTCGGCACCGGCGACGGGGGGTTCCTGATGAACGGCGCGGAACTGGAGACGGCGACGCGTCTCGGTCTCGGGTTCACGGTCTTGGTGTTCAACGACGACGACTACGGGCTCATCTCCGAGAAGCAGCGCGAACACACCGGCGAGGCGTTCGGAACGGGACTCACCAACCCCGACTTCGTCGCGTTCGCCGAGAGTTTCGGCGTCGACGGCTACCGCCCCGAGTCGTGGGCGGAGCTCGAAGCGGTACTGAACTCGGTAGTCGACGGCGACGAGATGGCTCTCGTCGAGGTTCCGTTAGGAAGGTGA
- the purM gene encoding phosphoribosylformylglycinamidine cyclo-ligase, giving the protein MGDDEELTYSDAGVDIGASEAATAALVSAVGDSEGDYAGLLDIGDRYLALATDGVGTKLLVAEALSDYSTVGIDCIAMNANDLVAAGVRPVAFVDYLAVDEPDETFAEQVGEGLAAGADEAGVELVGGETAVMPEVINGLDLAGTCAGLAAKGDIFEGRAEPGDALVGFRSSGIHSNGLTLARKAATKSHDYDDAFPGGGYETVGEALLEPTRLYTHLLEPMRDHGVRGAAHVTGGGWTNLERLGDNHYVVDDAFEPQAVFEFVQSEGNVSDEEMHRTFNMGTGFVAALALEDAEALAEATDGHVVGRVEDGGGVSIRGLEL; this is encoded by the coding sequence ATGGGAGACGACGAGGAACTCACGTACTCGGACGCCGGCGTCGACATCGGGGCGAGCGAGGCGGCGACGGCCGCGCTCGTATCTGCGGTCGGCGACAGCGAGGGCGACTACGCCGGACTGCTGGACATCGGTGACCGGTATCTGGCGCTGGCGACGGACGGCGTCGGGACGAAACTGCTGGTCGCGGAGGCGCTCTCGGACTACTCGACGGTCGGCATCGACTGTATCGCCATGAACGCGAACGACCTCGTCGCCGCCGGCGTGCGACCGGTGGCGTTCGTCGACTATCTCGCGGTCGACGAACCCGACGAGACGTTCGCCGAACAGGTCGGCGAGGGGCTCGCGGCCGGAGCCGACGAGGCGGGCGTCGAACTCGTCGGCGGCGAGACGGCGGTGATGCCCGAGGTCATCAACGGACTCGACCTCGCGGGCACGTGCGCGGGACTCGCGGCGAAAGGCGACATCTTCGAGGGCCGCGCCGAACCGGGCGACGCGCTGGTCGGCTTCCGCTCGTCGGGAATCCACTCCAACGGGCTGACGCTCGCGCGGAAGGCGGCGACGAAGAGCCACGACTACGACGACGCCTTCCCCGGCGGCGGCTACGAGACGGTCGGCGAGGCGCTGTTGGAACCGACGCGGCTCTACACTCACCTGCTCGAACCGATGCGCGACCACGGCGTCCGCGGCGCGGCCCACGTCACCGGTGGCGGATGGACGAATCTCGAACGGCTCGGCGACAACCACTACGTCGTCGACGACGCCTTCGAACCGCAGGCCGTCTTCGAGTTCGTCCAGTCGGAGGGTAACGTCTCCGACGAGGAGATGCATCGGACGTTCAACATGGGCACCGGGTTCGTCGCGGCGCTCGCCCTCGAAGACGCCGAGGCGCTGGCGGAGGCGACCGACGGGCACGTCGTCGGCCGCGTCGAGGACGGCGGCGGCGTCTCGATTCGCGGGCTGGAGCTGTAA
- a CDS encoding CBS domain-containing protein: protein MELPTPQDLRERRNTLGLTQSALADAAGVSQPLIARIEGGDVDPRLSTLRRIVEALDEAEGDVLRAGDIMNETVIHVEPDSSVREAVEAMEDEAYSQLPVLQSGIPVGSISQSDVIHGGDNVGDKPVSELMSESFPTVARDATVDEVRNLLDHYKAVMVTEGGETIGIITEADVAAQLS from the coding sequence ATGGAACTTCCGACGCCTCAGGACCTGCGCGAACGCAGGAACACGCTCGGGTTGACCCAGAGCGCGCTGGCGGACGCTGCCGGCGTCTCCCAACCGCTCATCGCTCGCATCGAAGGCGGCGACGTCGACCCTCGTCTGTCGACGCTCCGCCGCATCGTCGAGGCGCTCGACGAAGCCGAAGGCGACGTGCTCCGCGCCGGCGACATCATGAACGAGACGGTCATCCACGTGGAACCCGACTCCTCGGTCCGCGAGGCAGTCGAGGCGATGGAAGACGAGGCGTACTCGCAACTCCCCGTACTCCAGTCGGGGATTCCGGTCGGCTCCATCAGCCAGTCGGACGTCATCCACGGCGGTGACAACGTCGGTGACAAGCCGGTGAGCGAACTGATGAGCGAGTCGTTCCCCACCGTCGCCCGCGACGCTACCGTCGACGAAGTTCGCAACCTCTTGGACCACTACAAGGCCGTGATGGTGACCGAGGGCGGCGAGACGATCGGCATCATCACCGAGGCCGACGTGGCCGCGCAGCTCTCGTAA